The window CATCAATACCCTGTGGCCGCTGTTCGGCATCTCCAACCAGATGCTGGCCGGTATCGCCCTGATCCTGGCCACTTGCGTGCTGTTCAAGATGAAGCGCGACCGCTTTGCCTGGGTCACCGTGCTGCCCACCGCATGGCTGCTGGCCTGCACCCTGACGGCGGGCTGGCAGAAGGTGTTCGACGCCAATCCGCGCGTGGGCTTCCTGGCCCATGCGAGCAAATACCAGGCGGCGCTGGATGAGGGCAAGCTGCTGGCCCCGGCCAAGTCCATCGAGCAGATGCGCCAGGTGATCTTCAATGACTACGTCGATGCCGGCCTGGCGGCCATGTTCATGCTGGTGGTGATCAGCGTACTGGTATTTGGCATCCGTACGGTGCTCAAGGCGCGCTCGGCGCACCAGCCCAGCGTCAAGGAAGCTCCTTACGAAACCCTGCCGGCCAGCGCGCTGGCGCAACAATAATGACGTCCGGGAGTCAGCAATGAGCAAACCTGGCGCTCTGGCGCAACTGCTGGCCTGGCGGCGCCAGGTCGGCCGCACGCTGAACCTGATGGTCGGCATGCCGGAATACGACAACTACGTAGCCCACATGCAAAAGTCGCATCCCGACCAGCGCGTGATGAGTTATGAAGAATTCTTCCGGGAACGGCAGGAGGCGCGCTATGGCGGCAAAGGCCGGGTAGGGCGCTGTTGCTAACGCGTGAGGTGGATCGAGGAGACCGGCAAGGTCTCCTTTTTTCATGGCGGGCGACTTTCCGAAGCGGGTTACCCTTTGGAAAAAAACATGCACCTTTGTGCAAAACTGTAGCAATTTATTGGAAACCCTTGCCACTCAAGCTTGTCAGAATTCTGGCTATTGCTTATCAACAGGCTTGTTCACAGGTTTTGTGGATAACTTCTTTGGGCGCCCGGCCTGGGGAAGGTGGGGCAATGGGCTGATCAGCCGCAATCTTGCGTATAATGCAGCCTTTCTTGCTGACAAGATGCTGACAACTTTTTTCCCTGAATAGGACTCGATGCGCCGACTGCTGCTCTTGCTGTTGACCTTGCTGATCCCGCTGCAATTGCTGGCGGCGACGGCGGAGCCACAGCTGCGCCAGGGCGGGCAGGGTAGTCAGGCGCAGTTGTGCGAGGCCGCAGCCACACTGGGGCAGTGGCATGCACATGCCCTGGCGGGCGTATATCAGACGGACGTGGCCGGCGAGGATACGTCCGACGAGGACGATGACTTTCCGTCCTTGCAAGCCGAGCTGGAAGATCCCACGCTGCCGGCCAGCATTGCCACCCCGGGTGTGCACTGGTATCCGTTTCCTCACGTCTTCTCCACGGTCCTGACCTGGTCGTCCTATCTGCGCGACCAGTTGCGGCCCCCTCCGCTGGCCTGATATCCCGGCCTCCGGCCTGGTTCGGCCGCCCTGCTTTGCGTGCAGGACAGGGTCCGGCCAGCCATCCGGACTGGCTGCCTCCGCTTGTGTCCCTTCGTTCCGACCCGGCCGTGGCCACCGTGCGCGGCCCTCATTGTCATTCAGGAAAAATCATGAAACGCGTCATCCTCTTCCTTGTCACCAACCTGGCCGTCATGCTGGTCTTGAGCGTCACCGCCAGCCTGCTCGGCGTGAACCGCTACCTCACCGCCAACGGCCTCAACTTCGGCATGCTGCTGGTGTTCTGCGGCCTGATGGGTTTTGGCGGTTCCTTCATTTCGCTGTTCATGTCCAAGACCATCGCCAAGTGGTCCACCGGCGCTCGCGTGATCGAGCAACCGCAGAATTCCACCGAACTATGGCTCTTGCAGACCGTGCAGAACCTGGCCGCGCGGGCGCAACTGCCGATGCCGGAAGTGGCCGTCTATGACGGTCCGCCGAATGCCTTTGCCACCGGCGCCAGCAAGAGCAATTCGCTGGTGGCGGTGTCCACCGGCCTGTTGCAGGGCATGACCAAGGACGAGGTCGAGGCCGTGCTAGCCCACGAAGTAGCCCACATCGCCAATGGCGACATGGTCACGCTGACGCTGATCCAGGGCGTGGTCAATACCTTCGTGATGTTCTTTGCGCGCATCGTCGGTTACTTCGTCGACTCCTTCCTGCGTCGCAACAATGAAGAGAACTCCGGTCCCGGCATCGGCTACATGGTCACGGTATTCGTCTGTGAAATCATCTTCGGCATCCTGGCCAGCATCATCGTCATGTATTTCTCGCGCCAGCGTGAATACCGGGCCGATGCTGGTGCAGCCTCGTTGATGGGATCCAACGCGCCGATGATCAATGCCTTGCGTCGCCTGGGCGGCATGCAGTCCGACGGCTTGCCGCAGAACCTGCAGGCCGCCGGTATTTCCGGGCGCGAATCCTGGATGGGCCTGTTCTCCAGCCATCCCTCGCTGGAGTCGCGCATTGCCGCATTGCAGTCGCGCCGCTGATTGGCTTGCTGAGCTTGCTGCTGCGCCCCGCCAAGCGCAGCGCTTCCCTGGCCGGGGTAGTGGCCGTGCTAGTCGTTGTACGGTTGCTGCGCCCGGCCTTCCAGTCATTCCGACAATTCATCCACCCAGAAAGGAAACCTGACTGATGCCCCATCACACTCCCCTGATCGCCACCATTGTCGCAGGCCTGGTGCTGGCCTTCATTTTCGGCACCCTGGCCCATCGTCTCAAGATGCCGCCCTTGGTCGGCTACCTGGTCGCCGGCATTGCCATCGGCCCCTTTACACCCGGTTTCGTGGGCGACGCTGACCTGGCGCAGGAACTGGCCGAGATCGGGGTGATCCTGCTGATGTTTGGCGTGGGTCTGCATTTTTCACTCAAGGATCTGCTGTCGGTCAAGAACATCGCCATTCCCGGTGCGGTAGCGCAGATCACCATCGCCACCTTGCTGGGCATGGCCTTGGGCTGGCTGCTGGGCTGGCCGGTGGGAGAGGGTTTCCTGTTCGGTCTGGCGCTGTCGGTGGCCAGTACCGTGGTGTTGCTGAAGGCCTTGCAGGAACGCCGCCTGGTGGAAACCCAGCGCGGCCGGATCGCCGTGGGCTGGCTCATCGTCGAGGACATCGCCATGGTGCTGGCGCTGGTGCTCATCCCCGCGCTCTCGGGCATTCTCGGCGGCAAGGGCGAGGCCTTGAGCGGCAACGCCGTGCTGCTGACCCTGGGCATTACCCTGGGCAAGGTGGTGGCCTTTGCAGCCGTGATGCTCATCGTCGGTCGCCGGGTCATTCCCTGGATACTGGAACGCATCGCCGATACCGGTTCGCGTGAACTGTTCCGCCTGGCAGTGCTGGCCATCGCGCTGGGCTTTGCGCTGGGTTCGGCTTATGTGTTCGGGGTGTCCTTCGCACTGGGCGCGTTCTTTGCCGGCATGATCCTGTCCGAATCCGAACTGAGCCATCGCGCCGCCGAAGAGTCGCTGCCCTTGCGCGACGCGTTCTCGGTGCTGTTCTTTGTCTCGGTGGGGATGCTGTTCGACCCCTCCATCGTCGCGCGCGAACCGCTGCTGGTGCTGGCCACCGTCCTCATCATCGTGGTGGGCAAGTCGCTGGGGGCGCTCTTGATCGTGCGGGCCTTCGGTTATCCCAACGGTACCGCGCTGACCATTTCGGCCAGCCTGGCGCAGATCGGCGAATTCTCCTTCATCCTGGCCACGCTGGGCCTGTCGCTGGACCTGCTCTCGCCGATGGCGCGCGACCTCATCCTGGGCGGCGCCATTCTCTCCATCTTGCTCAATCCGCTGCTGTTCTCGCTGCTGGACCGTTATGAAGCGCGCCAGCCCAAGGCGCCGCAAGGCGGGGACGAACCGCAGAAGGTGGAGTTGCAGGATCATGTGGTGCTGGTCGGCTTTGGCCGGGTGGGGCGCGGCATTGGCGAGCAGTTGCGCGCCCAGGGCAAGCCTTTCGTAGTGATCGAGGCCCAGCTGGAAAACCTGGAGGCCTTGCGCGCCGCAGGCGTGCCGGCGTTGTATGGCAATGCGGCCCAGAGCGAGTTGCTGCAGGCGGCCGCCATCGACCGCGCCCGCTGGCTGCTGGTGGCGATTCCGGAAGTGTTCGAGGCTGGACAGGTGATCGAGAATGCGCTGGAGCTCAATCCCGGCCTGCAGGTGGTGGCGCGGGCGCATTCCGATGCCGAGATCGAGCACCTGGAAAAACACGGCGCCCAGCGCGTCATCATGGGCGAGCGGGAGATCGCGCGGGGCATGCTGGAACTGGTCGGGCAGGGCGCCTGAGCTTCAGCAATTCGCTCCGCCATCTGCAGCAATTTTCCTGACGTGATACAGTCGCGGCTGCTGTGGCAAGCAGGTTTGCGCCTGCTGCGCAGCAATACGTTCTCGGGGCGGGGTGAAACTCCCCACCGGCGGTAATCAGGCGGCGTCGCCCGACGTCTTCTGTAGCCCGCGAGCGCCCGGTCTGCCTTTCAGGTGAGCCGGGGTCAGCAGACCTGGTGTGATTCCGGGGCCGACGGTCATAGTCCGGATGAAAGAGAACGGGATGATCGGTCAACGCCGCTGCCCTGCAGTGTGCGGGCGGCCGCGCATTCCAACGCCCTGTTTATTCATCGAACAGGAGTCCTGAACCCATGTCGCAATCGCATCTCTCTGCCGTCTCTTCCCATCACGGTCAACGTATCGCCTTCATCCAGGCTTGCTGGCACAAGGATATCGTCGACCAGTGCCGCATCGCCTTCACCGAGGAAATGGCCAAGCTGGGCTGGCCTGCCGCCAGCATCGATTTCTTCGAGCTGCCCGGCGCCTTCGAAATCCCCCTGCATGCCAAGGTGCTGGCCAAGACTGGCCGCTATGCTGGCATCGTCGCCAGCGGGCTGGTGGTCGATGGCGGTATCTATCGCCACGACTTCGTCGCGCAGTCGGTCATCTCCGCACTCATGCAAGTGCAGCTGGACACTGAAGTGCCGGTGTTTTCGGCGGTGCTCACGCCGCATCACTTCCATTCCCACAGCGAGCATCACGACTACTTCCACCAGCACTTCCTGGTCAAGGGTCGTGAAGCCGCCCAGGCCTGCGCCACCACCGTGGCCAAGCTGGCGCAAGTGCGCGCGGGCGCGCAAGCCAGCCTGAATGCGGCCTGAATTGGGCCTGAATGCGGCTGATGTAGCAGCGGGGCTTCCGGACTGAAGCATTGTGATTCAACATTTACTTAACATTTGTGAATCATTTGCTTACAAACCTTACCGGTTTGGTCTGGAAGCGCTGTCGGGGCGGGGCTATAGTCTGGTCACGTATTCAGAACAGCGAGGAGCTAACGTGAAAAAGTCGATTTCTGTGATTGCCGGCATGGCCATCGTTGCCGCCGTGGCCGGCCTGTCTGCCGCCCCGGCGATGGCGGGGCATGTCTCGATCGGCGTGAACATCGGCGTGCCGGGTGCATACGTGGCTCCGCAGCCTGTCTATGTGCAGCCGGCCCCCGTGTACGCGCCGCCGCCGCCGGTCTATGTGCGTCCGGCGCCGGTCTACTACGTCAATCCGGCCCCGGTGTACGTGGAACGTGATTACTACTATTACCGTGGTCATCACCGCCACTGGCACCGTCCGCCGCCGCCTCCGGGATATTGGGGACGTTGAGCTGGCGTCCCCGGCCTGGCTCCTGCAAGCGCAAGAGCCATCAGCAATGAAAATGGCGGCCTAGGCCGCCATTTTCATTGGTCAATCAGCTCAGTCCTGAGCGCTTGTCGGCTACTTCTTGCCCGGCGCCGTGTCGTCGTCGACATCGACCAGCAGATAGCGCTCGGCCGCGCCGAAGAAGCGGTCGTAGAAGTCCGACGAGCGTATCGTTTCACTGGAGACGCGCACCATCGAGTCGTCGCTGGCGGCAAAGGGCATCGAGACCGAACCCAGCACGCTCACGCCCAGGCTGGCTGAACTGTTGCTCTTCTTGATGCCGTAGCCATCCTGCGTGGCGCTGACGAACATGGTCGAGCTCTTGCCGTTGCCATTGGAAGCGCACACCACATGGAAGGCGATTTCCATATGCTTGTCGCTGGCCGGCTGGAAGCTCTTGTTGCCGTCCATGGTGTTGTCGGTGGCCTTGGTGATGATGTAGCCCTGACCCAGCAGCGCACGGCGGGCAGCTTCGCAGACGGCCTTTTCACTGCCGGGGAAGCTGCGCGAGAAGGCGCTGGTGTCGCTGAACTCTTCCTGGTGATAGAAAGCCGCCTTGGTGCCACAGGCGGCCAGGGTCAGCGAAAGGGTGGCGGCGAAGCAGAGCGAAACAGGAAGGCGCGGGTGCAACATGCGGCGGATCTCCAACGGCAGACAGACGAGTGGCGGGAATTGTAAAGGATTCGGGCTAGGCCGGGTTTGGGCAGATGGTAAAGATCGGTAACAGTTCATCCTGGCCCGCTTATCACGAGGCGGGAACAAGGCGGGTCAAAGCTGATCGGTCAGATTCCTGAACATAAAATCACTTGTGAAATTGCCCGACTGAAAGTAATGTTGAGAGCCTGCAGCAGAAGGGTTTTCCATCGGGACTAACGTGAACCTGCATCGCACATGCACCGATTCGAATACAGCCTCGTCAACGACAGCAATGGACAAACATCAGAAAGCGGAATTGGACCGTATCCGGCGTGAGCTGGTTGACGCGCACAATAAAGCTGCGTGGCAGATGGCCGCCACGATCATCAAGGCTTCGCTGGTAAAGAATGGCATGGATCAGCCGCCGACTGCGGCTGAGCTGGCCGAACTCAACGCCACCATCACCAACCTGCGCAGCGTGGCCGAAGACGCGCTGGAGTTGCTCAAGCGCTGAGGGCGCCGAGCTTGCGGGATTTTTTCGGAAAGGCAGGCAGCCGATGCGCTTGCCTGTGGTGGTGGGGGTAGTCGGAATCGAACCGACAAGGCCTTTCAGCCGAGGGATTTTAAGTCCCTTGTGTTTACCAATTTCACCATACCCCCAGCGCGGTCTGGGCGGGGCGACCGATGTCGGCTCCGCTATCTCTGCTGTTTCGGCGAGTCTGGACATCCTGCTTGCGCCATAGTGTGTACCGTGGACGTCTGCCGACGATGGCCGCCGGAAAAGGCGTGCATTATAGCAGCGACTTTCCTGCCTTCATCTGTTTTTTCATCGGTTTTTGCATATGAAAACCCGAGCCCCGCCGTGGAGCTGCGCGGCGTCAGTCCGGATGGACTGCAGTCGCCATTTCGCGCAGACAAGCGCGCCCAAGATAGTAAAATGTCGGCTCTTGCCACCAGAAAGAAGCGACCATGACTGAAGCCGTAGTCAAGACAGTGCAGTGCATCTCGCCCGCCGGGTTGCACACCATGGCCTACAAGGAGTGGGGCGACGCGCGCAATCCCAATGTGCTGGTCTGCGTCCATGGCGTCACCCGCGTCTCCGATGATTTCGATCGCATGGCGCGCGAGCTGTGCGATACCTATCGCGTGATCTGTCCCGATGTCGTGGGACGCGGGCGCTCGGGGCGACTGGCCAATCCGCAGTTCTATACGGTGCCGCAGTACGTCAGTGACATGGTTACCCTGCTGGCGCGCCTGGATGCGCAGATCGTCGACTGGTTTGGCACTTCCATGGGCGGGCTGATCGGCATGGCGCTGGCTTCGCTGCCCGGCAATCCCATCCGTCGCCTGGTCTTGAACGATATCGGCCCGTCCATCAATGGTGCGGCCCTGGCGCGCATCGGCGACTATATCGGCCAGGACGTCCGCTTCGACAGTTTCGAGGAGGCCGCCCAGTACATCCGCACCATCTCGGCCAGCTTCGGCCAGCACAGCGATGAGGAATGGCACAAGCTGGCCAAGGACGTGCTGCGCCAGAACGAGCAGGGTCAGTGGGTGCGTCATTACGATCTTGCCCTGGCGCTGCCGTTCAAGCAGACCACGCCTGAGGCCGCCAGCGCCGCCGAGCAGATGCTGTGGGCCGCCTATGACGCCATCCGCTGTCCCACGCTGCTGGTGCGTGGCGCCCAGTCCGACCTGCTGCTGCCGGAGGTGGCCCAGGAAATGACCCGCCGCGGCCCCAAGGCCAAGCTGGTGGAACTGCCTGACGTGGGACATGCGCCGACCTTCATGCATGCACCGCAGATCGAGGTCGCCCGCCAGTTCCTGCTAGGCTGAGTGCAGCTTGCTGCACGCCGTTCTTGAATTTGAATTTGAATCTGATCTGAATCAGCCGGCTCCCCTCGAGCCGGGCATCACGTAAAAGGAATCACCATGTCCGTACAACGCCTGCACGTCGGCAACCGTCTCTCCGAAGTCGCCATCCACAACGGCACCGTCTACCTGGCCGGCCAGATCGCCGAAGACACCACCCAGAACATCGAAGGCCAGACCCGCGAAGTGCTGGGTCATATCGACCGCCTGCTGGCCGAGGCCGGCAGCGACAAGAGCAAGATCCTGTCGTGCCAGATCTTCCTGTCCGACGTGAAGGATTTCGCTGGCATGAACGCCGTCTGGGACGAATGGGTAGCGCCCGGCAATGCGCCTCCGCGCGCCACCGTCGAAGCCAAGCTGGCCCGTCCCGAACTGCTGGTGGAAATCATCATCGTCGCTGCACAGAAGTAATCATCTATGGTTTCGGTAGCAAGTACACAGGGCGAAGGCCTGGCGGCGCTCACCGCTGGTCTCGGCCCTGAGGATGCCGCACGGGTTGCGCAGGCCTTGGCCGAGCTCGAGCCGCTCTATGCCGACAGGCAGATCCTGTCCGGGCAGAACGCTTTGCAGTTCTCCATCTCGGTGGCCACGGTGCTGACCGCGCTCAATGTCGACGCCGCCACCCGTATCGCCGCGCTGGCCTTCGAGGCGCAGATGCTGCATCCCGAACTGGAAGAGAAGCTGGAAGAACGTTTCGGCAAGGAGATTGCCGATCTGGTGGGCAATGTGCGCCAGCTGATGCGCTTCCACAGCTTCAGCTTCCAGCCGCAGCAGGAGGTCTTGCGCGGCAAGAACGCTGCCCAGCAGGCCGCCGCGCAGATCGAAACGCTGCGCAAGATGTTGCTGGCCATGGCCACCGACATGCGGGCGGTGCTGGTGCGCCTGGCCTCGCGTGTGGCGACGCTGCGCTACTTTGCCGAAACCAAGCAGGAAGACGAGGCCAGCGCCAACTATGCGCGCCAGACCTTCGAGCTGTATGCGCCGCTGGCCAACCGGCTGGGGATCTGGCAGCTGAAGTGGGAGCTGGAGGATCTGTCCTTCCGCTTCCTGGAGCCGGTGACCTACAAGCGCATCGCCAAGATGCTGGAAGAAAAGCGGCTGGAGCGCGAAGCCTTCGTCGCCAACGCCATTGCGCGCCTGCGCGCCGAGATGGCGGCGCAGGATATCCGTGCCGAGGTCAGTGGCCGGCCCAAGCATATCTACAGCATCTGGAACAAGATGCGCGGCAAGCACATCGACTTCTCGGAACTCTATGATGTGCGCGCCTTCCGCGTGATCGTCGATGACGTCAAGACCTGCTATGCGGTGCTGGGCATCGTGCACGATATCTGGACGCCGATTCCCGAAGAGTTCGATGACTACATCTCGCGGCCCAAGCAGAACGGCTACCAGTCGCTGCACACAGTGGTGACGGCCGAGGATGGCCGGGCGCTGGAAGTGCAGATCCGCACCCACGAGATGCATCATTTCGCCGAGTATGGGGTGGCGGCGCACTGGCGCTACAAGGAGAGTGGTGGTTCCAATTTCTCCGCCCAGAAGTACGACGAGAAGATCGCCTGGCTGCGCCAGCTGCTGGCCTGGAAGAATGAGGTCACCGACGCCGTGGTGGACCAGGAAGAGGTGCGTCGCGACTGGGTCGAGAAGCTGAAGTCGGCCACCCTGGACGAGCGCATCTATGTGCTCACGCCGCAGGCGCGGGTGATCGAATTGCCCAGCGGCGCCACGCCCATCGATTTCGCCTATCACCTGCACAGCGATGTCGGCCACCGCTGCCGCGGGGCGCGTGTGGATGGGGTGATGGTGCCATTGAACACGGCGCTCAAGAATGGCCAGACGGTGGAGATCATCACCGTCAAGAGCGGCCCGGGCGTGGGGCCCTCGCGTGACTGGCTCAGTCCAGACTATGCGGTCAGCTCGCGCACGCGTTCCAAGATCCGCGCCTGGTTCAACGCCATCGAGCAGCAGGAAACCCTCTCGGTGGGCCGCGGCCTGCTGGAAAAGACCTTGCAGCGCGAGGGCAAGACGGCGGTCAACCTGGAAGAGCTGGCGCAGAAGCTGGGCTTTGCCAAGGTCGACGATCTGTGCCTGTCCCTGGCCAAGGAAGAATTCAGCCTGCGTCATGTCGAGCAGGCCTTGCACGAGGGGCAGGAAAAGAAGCCCGAGATCGACGACGAGACCCTGATCACCCGCAAGAGCCGTGCGTCCAGCATCGTGCAGGGAGCCAAGTCGGGGGTGCTGGTGGTGGGTACCGATGGTCTGTTGACACAACTGGCGCGTTGCTGCAAGCCGGCGCCGCCGGACGCCATCGCCGGGTTTGTCACGCGCGGCAAGGGCGTGTCCATTCATCGCGTGAGTTGCAAGAACTTCGCCGAGATGAGTTCGCACGCGCCCGAGCGGGTGATCCAGACGACCTGGGGGGCGCCGGCGCGCGAGACGGTCTATCCGGTGGATATCTTCGTGCTGGCCAGCGATCGCCAGGGCTTGCTGCGGGATATCTCCGATATCTTCCTGCGCGACAAGATCAATGTGATCGGCGTGAGTACGCAGAGCGTCAAGGGCCATGCACGCATGGCCTTTACCGCCGAGATCGGCTCTACCGAGCAGTTGCAGAAGGCCTTGACGGTGA is drawn from Herbaspirillum seropedicae and contains these coding sequences:
- a CDS encoding YbdD/YjiX family protein; amino-acid sequence: MSKPGALAQLLAWRRQVGRTLNLMVGMPEYDNYVAHMQKSHPDQRVMSYEEFFRERQEARYGGKGRVGRCC
- the htpX gene encoding protease HtpX, which encodes MKRVILFLVTNLAVMLVLSVTASLLGVNRYLTANGLNFGMLLVFCGLMGFGGSFISLFMSKTIAKWSTGARVIEQPQNSTELWLLQTVQNLAARAQLPMPEVAVYDGPPNAFATGASKSNSLVAVSTGLLQGMTKDEVEAVLAHEVAHIANGDMVTLTLIQGVVNTFVMFFARIVGYFVDSFLRRNNEENSGPGIGYMVTVFVCEIIFGILASIIVMYFSRQREYRADAGAASLMGSNAPMINALRRLGGMQSDGLPQNLQAAGISGRESWMGLFSSHPSLESRIAALQSRR
- the ybaL gene encoding YbaL family putative K(+) efflux transporter, translating into MPHHTPLIATIVAGLVLAFIFGTLAHRLKMPPLVGYLVAGIAIGPFTPGFVGDADLAQELAEIGVILLMFGVGLHFSLKDLLSVKNIAIPGAVAQITIATLLGMALGWLLGWPVGEGFLFGLALSVASTVVLLKALQERRLVETQRGRIAVGWLIVEDIAMVLALVLIPALSGILGGKGEALSGNAVLLTLGITLGKVVAFAAVMLIVGRRVIPWILERIADTGSRELFRLAVLAIALGFALGSAYVFGVSFALGAFFAGMILSESELSHRAAEESLPLRDAFSVLFFVSVGMLFDPSIVAREPLLVLATVLIIVVGKSLGALLIVRAFGYPNGTALTISASLAQIGEFSFILATLGLSLDLLSPMARDLILGGAILSILLNPLLFSLLDRYEARQPKAPQGGDEPQKVELQDHVVLVGFGRVGRGIGEQLRAQGKPFVVIEAQLENLEALRAAGVPALYGNAAQSELLQAAAIDRARWLLVAIPEVFEAGQVIENALELNPGLQVVARAHSDAEIEHLEKHGAQRVIMGEREIARGMLELVGQGA
- a CDS encoding 6,7-dimethyl-8-ribityllumazine synthase; this translates as MSQSHLSAVSSHHGQRIAFIQACWHKDIVDQCRIAFTEEMAKLGWPAASIDFFELPGAFEIPLHAKVLAKTGRYAGIVASGLVVDGGIYRHDFVAQSVISALMQVQLDTEVPVFSAVLTPHHFHSHSEHHDYFHQHFLVKGREAAQACATTVAKLAQVRAGAQASLNAA
- a CDS encoding DUF2242 domain-containing protein gives rise to the protein MLHPRLPVSLCFAATLSLTLAACGTKAAFYHQEEFSDTSAFSRSFPGSEKAVCEAARRALLGQGYIITKATDNTMDGNKSFQPASDKHMEIAFHVVCASNGNGKSSTMFVSATQDGYGIKKSNSSASLGVSVLGSVSMPFAASDDSMVRVSSETIRSSDFYDRFFGAAERYLLVDVDDDTAPGKK
- a CDS encoding alpha/beta fold hydrolase — encoded protein: MTEAVVKTVQCISPAGLHTMAYKEWGDARNPNVLVCVHGVTRVSDDFDRMARELCDTYRVICPDVVGRGRSGRLANPQFYTVPQYVSDMVTLLARLDAQIVDWFGTSMGGLIGMALASLPGNPIRRLVLNDIGPSINGAALARIGDYIGQDVRFDSFEEAAQYIRTISASFGQHSDEEWHKLAKDVLRQNEQGQWVRHYDLALALPFKQTTPEAASAAEQMLWAAYDAIRCPTLLVRGAQSDLLLPEVAQEMTRRGPKAKLVELPDVGHAPTFMHAPQIEVARQFLLG
- a CDS encoding RidA family protein, translated to MSVQRLHVGNRLSEVAIHNGTVYLAGQIAEDTTQNIEGQTREVLGHIDRLLAEAGSDKSKILSCQIFLSDVKDFAGMNAVWDEWVAPGNAPPRATVEAKLARPELLVEIIIVAAQK
- a CDS encoding RelA/SpoT family protein; translated protein: MVSVASTQGEGLAALTAGLGPEDAARVAQALAELEPLYADRQILSGQNALQFSISVATVLTALNVDAATRIAALAFEAQMLHPELEEKLEERFGKEIADLVGNVRQLMRFHSFSFQPQQEVLRGKNAAQQAAAQIETLRKMLLAMATDMRAVLVRLASRVATLRYFAETKQEDEASANYARQTFELYAPLANRLGIWQLKWELEDLSFRFLEPVTYKRIAKMLEEKRLEREAFVANAIARLRAEMAAQDIRAEVSGRPKHIYSIWNKMRGKHIDFSELYDVRAFRVIVDDVKTCYAVLGIVHDIWTPIPEEFDDYISRPKQNGYQSLHTVVTAEDGRALEVQIRTHEMHHFAEYGVAAHWRYKESGGSNFSAQKYDEKIAWLRQLLAWKNEVTDAVVDQEEVRRDWVEKLKSATLDERIYVLTPQARVIELPSGATPIDFAYHLHSDVGHRCRGARVDGVMVPLNTALKNGQTVEIITVKSGPGVGPSRDWLSPDYAVSSRTRSKIRAWFNAIEQQETLSVGRGLLEKTLQREGKTAVNLEELAQKLGFAKVDDLCLSLAKEEFSLRHVEQALHEGQEKKPEIDDETLITRKSRASSIVQGAKSGVLVVGTDGLLTQLARCCKPAPPDAIAGFVTRGKGVSIHRVSCKNFAEMSSHAPERVIQTTWGAPARETVYPVDIFVLASDRQGLLRDISDIFLRDKINVIGVSTQSVKGHARMAFTAEIGSTEQLQKALTVIREVKGVIEAKRQ